One genomic segment of Bacillota bacterium includes these proteins:
- the secE gene encoding preprotein translocase subunit SecE, whose amino-acid sequence MGKKAGAVKARKSGKIRSEKGKAEPEKAKTEQNGEAVPQRKAGAFLRLVKPRGNQTQEKEAKKRPVKGKEHPPKEGRSPRAKEVRDKAKRKFFQETIRFFQSVWGELKKVHWPNRSEIIIYTAVVLSSVTFVALLIWIADSIFSRILELIL is encoded by the coding sequence ATGGGAAAAAAGGCCGGAGCGGTAAAAGCGCGGAAGAGCGGGAAGATTCGGTCTGAAAAGGGTAAAGCTGAACCGGAAAAGGCTAAAACCGAGCAGAATGGGGAAGCTGTACCGCAGCGGAAAGCGGGAGCGTTTTTAAGGCTTGTCAAGCCGCGCGGAAATCAAACCCAGGAAAAGGAAGCAAAAAAGAGGCCTGTAAAAGGCAAGGAGCATCCACCGAAGGAGGGTCGTTCGCCCCGGGCAAAGGAAGTCAGGGATAAGGCGAAACGGAAATTCTTCCAGGAAACCATCCGGTTTTTTCAGAGTGTCTGGGGTGAACTGAAAAAAGTACACTGGCCCAACCGATCGGAAATTATTATTTATACTGCGGTTGTTTTGAGTTCTGTAACATTTGTGGCATTGCTTATTTGGATTGCGGATTCGATTTTCAGCCGCATCCTTGAACTGATTCTCTGA
- the rpmG gene encoding 50S ribosomal protein L33: MRVGITLACTECKNRNYTTEKNKKKNPERLEFKKYCPVCKTHTVHRETK, from the coding sequence TTGCGAGTTGGGATTACGCTGGCATGCACGGAGTGCAAGAACCGTAATTATACAACAGAAAAAAATAAGAAAAAGAACCCCGAACGTCTGGAGTTTAAGAAGTACTGTCCGGTTTGTAAAACACATACCGTCCACCGGGAGACGAAGTAA